The region CGCCCGGCGCGACCGTGTGCCGCGGGCACTGCTGATCCGATGACCCAGACTCGCCCTTCCCGTTCCCGCGCATCCGGCGCGCCCGCTCGTGCGCCGCGCCTGTCGGCGCTGCATCTCGTTCCCGATTCGCTAGGCTTCGCGCTCGACGGCGCCGCGCAGGCGGTCGACGCGGTCGATCGCGGCGCCGCGCTGCCCGCGGCGCTCGCCGCCGTTCACGCAGCGCTGCCTTCGAACGCGCAGGCGGCGTCGCGCGGCGCGATCCAGGACATCGGGTATCGCGCGATGCGCCGCCGCGGCACGGCGGACTGGCTGATCGCGCAACTCGTCGCGAAGGCGCCGCCGGCGCACGTGCATGCGCTTCTCGTCTGCGCGTTCGCGCTCCTCGTCGACGACGAGCACGCCGCTTATGCGCCCTTCACCGTCGTCGATCAGGCCGTGACCGCGATCGGCGCGCGCCGCGAGTGCTCGTTTGCGAAGGGGCTCGTCAACGCGGTGCTGCGCCGGTTTCTGCGCGAGCGGGCCGCGTGGCTCGAGCGGCTGCAGGCCGATCGGCGCGCGCTTTGGAACTACGAGCCGTGGTGGATCGATGCCGTCGAGCGCGCGTGGCCCGATGCATGGCAGCGCATTCTCGCCGCGGGCGATGCGCCCGGCCCGCTCACGCTGCGCGTGAATGCGCGCCGGATGACGGCGGACGCGTATCTCGACACGTTGCGCGCCGAGCGGATCGACGCCGAGAAGATCGGCCTTCACGCGATACGGCTTGCATCGGCGCGGCCCGTCGAGCGCATTCCGGGCTTCGCGGACGGCATCGTGTCGGTGCAGGACGCCGGCGCGCAGCTCTCGGCCGAATGGCTCGGCGCGCGCGACGGCATGCGCGTGCTCGACGCGTGCGCGGCGCCCGGCGGCAAGACGGGCCACATTCTCGAGCTCGCGCACGCCGAGGTGGTCGCGCTCGAAAGCGATCCGGCGCGCGCGCCGCGCATCGGCGAAAATCTCGCGCGGCTGTCGCTCACGGCCGACGTGCGCGTCGGCGACGCGGCAGACCCCGCGCAATGGCACGACGGACGTCCGTTCGACCGGGTCCTCGCCGATGTGCCGTGCTCCGCGTCGGGCATCGTGCGCCGCCATCCGGACATCCG is a window of Burkholderia mallei ATCC 23344 DNA encoding:
- the rsmB gene encoding 16S rRNA (cytosine(967)-C(5))-methyltransferase RsmB, whose protein sequence is MTQTRPSRSRASGAPARAPRLSALHLVPDSLGFALDGAAQAVDAVDRGAALPAALAAVHAALPSNAQAASRGAIQDIGYRAMRRRGTADWLIAQLVAKAPPAHVHALLVCAFALLVDDEHAAYAPFTVVDQAVTAIGARRECSFAKGLVNAVLRRFLRERAAWLERLQADRRALWNYEPWWIDAVERAWPDAWQRILAAGDAPGPLTLRVNARRMTADAYLDTLRAERIDAEKIGLHAIRLASARPVERIPGFADGIVSVQDAGAQLSAEWLGARDGMRVLDACAAPGGKTGHILELAHAEVVALESDPARAPRIGENLARLSLTADVRVGDAADPAQWHDGRPFDRVLADVPCSASGIVRRHPDIRWLRRAADIPALVAEQRRILSALWPLVKPGGELLYVTCSIFPEEGELQARWFGDACQDAVRLDAPGQLLPQGATGGAPAVGGSGESGRHVDHDGFFYARFQKR